The Nicotiana tomentosiformis chromosome 2, ASM39032v3, whole genome shotgun sequence genome includes the window CAACAACAAGGTCATACAGGCAAATGAAGCTACACCAAATGTtcataacaatcctctcccgaatcacagaggtgagggagtgaacgtGATAGAGATTGACGAGGAATGGGATCCGGAGGGGTCAGTTGGACTTATTCGAGAGGGAGatgatcctaaaacatctccggtCACCCTCACACCTGTTATGGTACAAACCCAAGCACCGTTTGAAGTCGAGGTAACCACACCAACACTGTTTGAAGTCGAGGTAAccacacccttcactgtgatggtatcTCCCATGCCATTTTACAAGTCTGATGCTATCCTataggattatgttgcggaagcaaggaggaaaggaaaaacaaaaatggaGGAAACAGGTGCGGCACAAGGCATGACTAGAACTGACAGAGTTTATACACCTGAGCacctgggaggaacaagcaaagaagttgcATCTAAGCCGCATGTCGTTGATACTAGCCCTGCTGACCTTTGGAGAGAAAGCTCGAAGAGCTTCCCTTCATTCATTACTAAGCTAGAGGTACAAGCAAGGGAATACTCTGTTgtcgatcatctgaacaaaactcccgctcagatatccatcttgtcactgctgcaaaactctgAGACACAcaggaatgccttgatgaaagtgctgagtgaagcttatgtacccaccaaCATCAGTAGTGGgaagatggctaacatggtcgggCAGGTACTGGAAAGACACAAAATAACCTTTCATGAGGATgaattaccaccagaaggactaagtcataaCAGGTCACTACATATCACAGTGCAATCTGAGGATAAATTCAtcgccagggtcctgatagatgggggttcaagtctcaataTATGCCCACTGACTACTCTAAAGAGGTTGGGTAAAGGTCTGTACGAGATACGGATGGGAAGTATGAATGTAAAGGCATTTGATGGATCCCAAAGAGCCAcaatcggagaaatcaacctcaacCTACAAATGGGCccgacctggtttgatgttgagttccaagtgctggatatatctgctacctataatctattgttgggacgaccctgGATACACGTCGTTGGGGTAGTGGCTTCTACTCTGCATCAGGCTATGAAATTTGAATGGAATCATCAAGAAGTGATTATCCATGGGGATGGAAgcaaccccatctacaccaatcagaccGTTCCCGTCATCGAGAATAGGAATaagctgggtggagaaacataccatcgcattgagcgAGTCAACTCAATTGAAAAGGATCAATGGTAGAgtaacaagatagaaagcatattaatATGGACAGGATATGAACCTGGCAATGGTCTCGGCAAAAacctccaagggatcaccaaacccgtACAACCACAGCATCatggcacaacttttgggctcGAATATGAATATACTTGGAAAGAGTACCAGGATTGGTCGccgccatggcgtggtccttattatccACTGGAACGACCAGTACCACCTCTGCACCAGatatttcatcaagctgacatgatatggggatctgaagaagatgaagTCTTAGCTGGCATGAGGAAACTGTTTCTGGATGAAGAAgatatggattgcagtgcgatagttgaggaggaggaggaggaccttaccattcagaccatggggaaaggagttgttctcaagaattggactgctgcaccatcccgggcccgtcgagttcctgggtagcttggcagattagcatcaattatttttaagtattttgagacattttcagtattttgttttgaaataattgctcgagtcattgAGCCGCATTTGTTAACATTTTAAAGATTTCAATTAATGCATTGCTAATTTTTGTATTTACTATTATTCTCTACATTTTCTCTTTttacagcattattattacctatctcGATGAACCtgtgactgtgacatgtaatgagacaacgcaacataaggatagtgattcagaagaCCTGGAAGATGATACGATACCTGAGGAAATCgtcagagaagtgaaaaattttaaaaacaagccaaagtccaatttggatgaaactgaagcagttaacttaggggattccgaaCTGGTCAAGGAAACAcacataagcattcatctatcaccatcTGAGAAAGAAGAGTACATCAGATTCCTAAAAGAATAtgaagatatctttgcatggtcctacgatgatatgacgGGTTTGAGcatatccatagtagctcacaagttaCCCACTAATCCCACATGTtcaccggtaaagcagaagctcagaaaattcaagtcggatatgagtttgaagataaaagaggaggtcaccaagaagatcaaagccaaggttcttagagtggtcgagtacccgacttggttggccaacattgtgccagttccgaagaaagatTGGAAAGTCAGAGTATGTGTTGATTACCGACatctaaacagagcaagtcccaaagacaATTTAccgttgcccaatatacacatattgattgacaactgtgccaaacatgaactccaatcctttgtggattgcttcgcggggtactattagatctggatggatgaggaGGATGCTGAAAAGACAGCCTTCATCACGCCATAGGGGatatattgttataaaatgatgtcatttggctgAAGAATGCCGGAGCCACCTACATGAGAGctatgacaactattttccatgacatgatacacaaagagatagaagtgtacgtggatgacgttatcatcaaatccaaaaggagtACGGACCACATAGCGAATTTGAGGAAATTCTTCAATCGGTTTCGAAAGTATAATCTGAAGCTGAATCCTGCAAAGTGTGCTTTCGGAGTCCCTGCCGGAAAATTGTTAGGATTCATTGCCAGTCGTAGAGgaattgagttagacccatcaaaagTCAAAGCAATCCAGGACTTTCCACCtccgaagaataagaaagatgtgatgagctttttagggcgtcttaattacatcagtcacttcatagcacaatcaacagtGACATGTAAGCtgatcttcaaaatgctgaggaaatatgctgcaacaagttggactgaataatgccagaaagccttagacaaaatcaaggagtatttatccaaACCGCCCGTTCTGGTCCTACCAAAGCCAGGAAGACCACTACTGCTTTATTTGTCTGTACTGGATGGAGCTTTCGGTTGCATTttaggacaacatgatgaaactggaaaACAAGAAcatgcaatatattatttgagcaagaaattcacaccctacgaagcctAGTACTCTTTTGCCGGAATGCACCTGTTGtactttgacatggatagctcagacgttgaggcattatttctgtgcatacactacatatctcatatcgcaGATAGATCCACTGaaatatatctttcagaagcccatGCCTACGGAAAAGTTAGCAAAGTGACAAAAATTGCTGAGTGAGTTTGACATCGTCTATGTAACTtagaaggcagtcaaagggcaagcattggtgGATCACCTGGCAGAAAAtcccgtagacggagaatacgaaccattgaaaacatATTTTCTCAATGAGGAGAAAGATTAGCCAACCACTTCTTTCAAAacggaggaattctgtatagaagaatTCCTGACTTGGGGTTACTACGGTGTGTCGATGCCAAAGAAgcatccagattgctcgaggaaatacatgccggaacttgcggaccgcacatgaatggcttagtcttagccaagaaaatactaagagcagggtatttttggatgactatggaaacagactacatcacatatgtgcagaagtgtcaccaatgccagatacatgttgatatgatacgagtaccacccaatgaactcaatgcaacaagtgcgccttggcctttctccgcttgggtcATGGATGTCATCGGCCCAatcgaacccgctgcttcaaatgggcataggttcattctagtggccataaattatttcacaaaatgggtcgaagccgcatcttacaaagctgtaactaagaaggtcgtcgCTGATTTTGTTCAGGATCACATTGTTTGTCGGTTCGGAATGACAGAGTCAATCATCATCGACAATGCCACgaatctcaacagtgacctaatgaagtccatgtgtgaaactttcaagatcaagcataaaaATTCCACGGCATACATGCCGCAAATGATTGGAGTTGTAGAGGCCGCCaccaagaacatcaagaagatactaaggaaaatggtagataattacaagcaatggcacgagaagttgcCATTTGCTATGCTCGggtatcgtaccacggttcgcatatcaactggggaaactccttacctattggtttatggcactgaagcaGTTATTCCTGCCGAAGTAGTATCCCTTCTTTGAGAGTTATACAATAAGCCGAGCTCagcgatgcagaatggatacagAGCCGCTATGAACAACTGActctcattgatggaaagagaatgaatgcagtatttcatggtcaactctatcagaacagaatggcaagagctttcaacaaaaaagtcagaccaaggcaattcacaccggggcagttggtgctaaaacggatcttcccacatcaggatgaagccaaggggaagttctcacccaactggcaaggtccCTACATAGTTCACTGAGTGTTAACAGGAGaagcactcatacttgcagaaatggatggagagatttggtcaaaacctatcaactcagatgcatTCAAGAGATACTATCTTTAGGATTATTTACATTTCTTcacttgatgtaactgaactacgcttgacctgattcccgtttaagaggggatacgtaggcagccctgtgggttcggtcacatcttaataaaatcttcatttttccatgatcagaaactggggcaagatcgCAAATTCAAGTCGACATCATCATGTGTGGAACAACCAAAAAGTATTGTCAAGAGTATatatttaaactggggcagaattttaaggaggaccctcaaaattctaaggcaaagaggttgcaatgtctctaaaTGTATCACAGTAACTGGTTCATCAAAATTATTTGATCTCACaaacatatttcaaacaactatatttttgcaaataatttgtcaaatgcaTACATATGTTTAGAAAACTTTGTTTCTATGATAGCCGGAtgctacccagggtaactcaaagaGGGCTGCAAGACAAGAGCGAAGGCAAAGCAAGGAGtcaagagcacgaaccaaccttttcCCCGCAAAACTCATAagttttctttgaatgcaggcaCAATGAACACAACAAGAATATTTGCAAATATATACACACAGCaaaatcactatcttcataacgacaAGGTTGCCAAATGcaacacatcaagctaagaaatacttcaCCCTCTCACAGCTATCCTTTTCTTTTcccgcataaggctaagcatttcattgcatgagactaagcattttctcctttccttgcatgaggctaagcactgcctccaagCAATGgcaaggctaagcactacctgcatgagactaagcattgtctcctcttcttgcatgagactaagcactacctccctaattgcataaggctaagcattgcctttccttgcatgagaattaagcattgtctcctcttcttgcataaggctaagcattgcctccctaattgcataaggctaagcactgcctttctatgcatgagactaagcattgtctcctcttcttgtatgaggctaagcaccgcctccataattgcataaggctaagcactgcctttctctgcatgagactaagcattgtctcctcttcttgcatgagactaagcactgcctccataattgcataaggctaagcactgtctgcatgagactaagcattgtctcctttccttgcatggggctaagcattgcctccaaaattgcataaggctaagcattgcctgcataagactaagcactgcctttctaattgcataaggctaagcactgcctttccctgcataagAGTAAGCATTATCTCCTcctcttgcataaggctaaatactgcctccctaattgcataaggctaagcattgcctttccttgcgt containing:
- the LOC138905207 gene encoding uncharacterized protein → MAEELKKLTGRVQNVEGGKGIEGLNYKDLCIQLDVELPEGYKPPKFEMFDGTGDSKVNLRTYCDKLVGVGKDERICMKLFMRRLTGDALSWYISQNPKKWVNWRPSIEYATRWRSEAAKVRPTLEEEQMNKFFVRAQDPQYYEMLMVIENHKFSEIVKLGERIEEGMVTNFEALQATNKALQSGGMRGHTIDECRTLKDKIQTLINNKVIQANEATPNVHNNPLPNHRGEGVNVIEIDEEWDPEGSVGLIREGDDPKTSPVTLTPVMVQTQAPFEVEDYVAEARRKGKTKMEETGAAQGMTRTDRVYTPEHLGGTSKEVASKPHVVDTSPADLWRESSKSFPSFITKLEVQAREYSVVDHLNKTPAQISILSLLQNSETHRNALMKVLSEAYVPTNISSGKMANMVGQVLERHKITFHEDELPPEGLSHNRSLHITVQSEDKFIARVLIDGGSSLNICPLTTLKRLGKGLYEIRMGSMNVKAFDGSQRATIGEINLNLQMGPTWFDVEFQVLDISATYNLLLGRPWIHVVGVVASTLHQAMKFEWNHQEVIIHGDGSNPIYTNQTVPVIENRNKLGGETYHRIERVNSIEKDQCIIITYLDEPVTVTCNETTQHKDSDSEDLEDDTIPEEIVREVKNFKNKPKSNLDETEAVNLGDSELVKETHISIHLSPSEKEEYIRFLKEYEDIFAWSYDDMTGLSISIVAHKLPTNPTCSPVKQKLRKFKSDMSLKIKEEVTKKIKAKVLRVVEYPTWLANIVPVPKKDWKVRNAGATYMRAMTTIFHDMIHKEIEVYVDDVIIKSKRSTDHIANLRKFFNRFRKYNLKLNPAKCAFGVPAGKLLGFIASRRGIELDPSKVKAIQDFPPPKNKKDVMSFLGRLNYISHFIAQSTVTCKLIFKMLRKYAATSWTE